A genomic stretch from Malus domestica chromosome 15, GDT2T_hap1 includes:
- the LOC103421216 gene encoding uncharacterized protein, translating to MSGFSDQLEEIKSLISSAATKANKSFAYSTLLHLQQQSSDCHDSIQMLARSCRSLIRPTVADVRNNDEEIATQALKCLGFMIYHPSIVAEIAADDVKFVLDSLAKLITTTKMKSVCNLGVWCISIQQLSTPLLAAHFHSLLLAIVHAIDNPIGSLSTTFEAIQAVMKLATLLSENMREMSHIWAPPVYRRLLSSDKRERDMSESCLLNTRSTILPPPLNLSKAVVKDLKPRLLTGMHHMLTNGMKVQTIQAWGWFIRLLGSHALKNRQLINQMLKIPEQTFSDHDSQVQIASQVAWEGLIDALVHPTMILPFETNATKKDNGMEQIGTCTGNGSEIKKNGYLKGTKLIMTPLIGIMSTKCDVSVHLACLNTWCYLLHKLDISLSDSSVIRMVLEPVVEAIFQVDPDSKSIWARNLCIDLLNDFILAKCKDIDYDSLNQVNHQLLGKTSRIAPLVSGSFSWKQYPIKWFPWDLSLLDFHLKMIYILICQALRETVSHDNRISAADASLRLFRSVLKGVQLELKRSSISYDDIMFCLNAILKFVKNTCEKVISDCSDRNDLHHISLQLVEAVCEEIEHTIVGSPLYRVPFDIKCIDNLQILVDIGCGKSGVTNAYMDMVSPMVYLSVLYFCLVVQSTMTEPKTDINLQRMQNYFKYLLSMFDPLESLVVTTGLLYKHSGPSCLRMWIAVAEGLKFYIDDMKDFSSLKMESDSKCCFAVCDLLSYPLVVCSCTPKYFMSAELGSPSKESHASHHIQVELDQVITLWKSLYCSLCTSISGCFIGGSFFEDLLSILDRCLEKCTSMLVCADEYVLKFKDLALHRISSYGDVLICILEKFCSSEFNSYRDNKHGSNHKVSSAIQFCLKLIIRYMKLLQTKIGSDEPIGLSAVSRVYSALAHLLSSLHLKEDILSFFKIVSDPLLQWLVLMETQDENTSNQFQLLWAETLNCLRRSQPPIIFDSAFLQLQAPILAKTLDHSNLSISNPTITFWNSTYGEQTELDYPQTLRHVLDKLWRNGRISLHKRSPPRQRCQSRPGSATAPPRYRVNATHNRGSKRVELQEDTIGGELKEMPPCSSLKRKRLELTEHQKEVRRAQQGRERDCSGHGPGIQTFTSMDFSQGNEDTQDNQDIRNAECILELLRKG from the exons ATGTCCGGATTTTCAGACCAGCTCGAAGAAATAAAATCCCTGATATCTTCAGCCGCCACCAAAGCAAACAAGTCCTTCGCCTACTCCACCCTCTTACACCTCCAGCAGCAATCCTCCGACTGCCACGATTCAATTCAAATGCTTGCGCGGAGCTGCCGGAGCCTCATCCGTCCGACCGTCGCCGATGTTCGGAACAATGACGAAGAAAT TGCAACTCAGGCATTGAAATGCTTGGGCTTTATGATATATCATCCGTCCATCGTTGCCGAAATCGCAG CGGATGATGTCAAATTTGTTTTAGATTCACTGGCAAAGCTCATTACAACCACAAAAATGAAG TCTGTTTGCAATTTAGGGGTGTGGTGCATATCTATCCAACAATTGAGTACACCACTTTTAGCTGCCCATTTCCATTCTCTTTTGCTTGCGATTGTTCATGCCATTGACAATCCTATCGGTTCTTTGTCGACTACTTTTGAGGCTATTCAG GCTGTTATGAAGCTAGCAACTTTGTTAAGTGAGAATATGAGAGAGATGTCGCATATATGGGCTCCTCCAGTATATAGAAGACTCCTTAGCTCTGATAAGAGGGAGAGGGATATGTCGGAGAGTTGTTTATTGAACACTAGGTCTACAATATTACCCCCTCCGCTAAATCTTTCCAAG GCAGTTGTCAAAGATTTGAAGCCAAGGTTGCTTACTGGGATGCACCACATGCTAACCAATGGCATGAAGGTTCAAACTATTCAAGCATGGGGATGGTTTATCCGCTTACTGGGATCTCATGCCTTGAAGAACAGGCAGTTAATTAATCAGATGCTAAAAATTCCCGAGCAGACATTTTCAGATCATGACTCACAAGTTCAAATTGCTTCACAA GTTGCCTGGGAAGGTCTTATTGATGCCCTTGTTCACCCTACCATGATATTACCCTTTGAGACAAATGCGACAAAAAAGGACAATGGTATGGAACAAATAGGAACATGCACGGGAAACGGtagtgaaattaaaaaaaatggatacTTAAAAGGCACAAAGCTCATTATGACACCACTGATAGGCATCATGTCGACTAAATGTGATGTATCTGTTCATTTAGCTTGCTTGAACACGTGGTGTTATTTATTGCATAAACTTGATATCTCTCTCAGTGATTCTTCTGTCATCAGAATGGTACTAGAGCCTGTTGTTGAGGCAATTTTTCAAGTTGATCCTGATAGTAAGAGCATCTGGGCCAGGAATCTGTGCATAGATTTGCTTAATGATTTCATATTGGCAAAATGTAAAGATATAGATTATGACTCACTTAATCAAGTGAACCATCAGTTATTGGGCAAAACCTCTAGGATTGCTCCCCTTGTATCTGGAAGTTTCTCTTGGAAGCAGTATCCCATCAAATGGTTTCCATGGGATCTGAGTCTTTTAGACTTCCATTTAAAGATGATCTACATTCTTATCTGTCAAGCGTTAAGGGAAACTGTCTCCCACGATAACAGGATTTCAGCTGCGGATGCCTCCTTAAGGTTATTTAGATCTGTTTTGAAAGGAGTTCAGTTGGAGTTGAAAAGGTCGTCTATCAGTTATGATGATATTATGTTTTGTTTGAATGCAATATTGAAGTTCGTAAAAAATACTTGTGAAAAAGTTATTTCAGATTGTAGTGACAGAAATGACTTACATCACATATCGCTTCAGTTGGTGGAGGCTGTCTGTGAGGAGATTGAACATACTATAGTGGGATCCCCTCTTTACAGGGTGCCATTTGACATCAAGTGTATTGATAACCTGCAAATATTAGTTGACATTGGATGTGGAAAATCTGGTGTCACTAACGCTTACATGGATATGGTTTCACCAATGGTTTATTTAAGTGTACTTTACTTCTGCTTAGTGGTTCAGTCAACAATGACCGAACCCAAAACAGACATCAATCTTCAGAGAATGCAGAATTATTTCAAATATCTGTTATCAATGTTTGATCCCCTGGAAAGCCTGGTTGTCACTACTGGATTATTGTACAAGCACAGTGGGCCTAGCTGCTTAAGGATGTGGATTGCAGTGGCAGAAGGTTTGAAGTTCTACATTGATGATATGAAGGATTTTTCGTCATTGAAAATGGAGTCTGACAGCAAATGTTGTTTTGCCGTGTGCGATCTGTTGTCCTATCCACTAGTTGTATGCTCCTGTACTCCGAAATACTTTATGTCTGCAGAGCTTGGAAGCCCCTCAAAAGAATCTCATGCTTCACATCACATACAGGTTGAGCTTGACCAAGTTATCACACTCTGGAAGTCCCTCTATTGTTCCCTCTGCACCTCAATATCTGGGTGTTTCATTGGCGGCAGTTTCTTTGAGGATCTCCTTTCAATATTGGATAGGTGCCTTGAAAAGTGTACTAGCATGCTTGTGTGTGCTGATGAGTATGTCTTAAAATTCAAGGATCTGGCTCTTCATCGCATTTCCTCATATGGCGATGTGTTGATATGTATTTTGGAAAAATTCTGCTCTTCAGAATTTAATTCATATCGAGATAACAAGCATGGCTCTAACCACAAGGTCTCTAGTGCCATTCAATTCTGCTTGAAATTGATCATCAG ATATATGAAGTTGTTGCAGACAAAGATAGGATCAGACGAACCAATTGGTCTTAGTGCAGTCTCAAG GGTATATTCTGCATTGGCACACTTGCTGAGTTCCCTGCACTTGAAAGAGGATATCCTATCCTTCTTCAAG ATAGTATCTGATCCACTGCTTCAGTGGCTGGTACTCATGGAAACACAAGATGAGAACACCAGCAATCAATTTCAACTCCTGTGGGCAGAAACGCTTAATTGTTTAAGGAGGAGTCAGCCTCCAATAATCTTTGACTCTGCATTTCTCCAACTCCAAGCACCCATCCTTGCAAAAACTCTTGATCACTCAAACCTGTCCATTTCAAATCCAACCATCACCTTCTGGAATTCCACATATGGCGAACAAACTGAATTGGATTACCCCCAGACCTTACGTCATGTCTTAGACAAGCTCTGGAGAAATGGAAGAATAAGCCTCCATAAGAGAAGCCCACCACGTCAAAGATGTCAATCAAGACCGGGATCCGCTACCGCTCCACCAAGATACAGGGTCAATGCAACCCATAACAGAGGCTCAAAAAGAGTAGAACTGCAAGAGGACACGATAGGCGGTGAGCTCAAAGAAATGCCTCCATGTTCGAGTTTGAAAAGGAAAAGGTTGGAACTAACTGAGCATCAGAAGGAAGTAAGGCGAGCACAGCAAGGAAGGGAGAGGGATTGTAGCGGTCACGGCCCGGGCATCCAGACTTTCACAAGCATGGATTTTTCGCAGGGGAACGAGGATACGCAAGACAACCAAGATATCCGGAATGCAGAGTGCATCTTGGAGCTGTTGAGAAAGGGATAG